The following proteins come from a genomic window of Corallococcus sp. NCRR:
- a CDS encoding L-serine ammonia-lyase, with translation MPVSVFDLFKIGIGPSSSHTVGPMRAARTFVVGLSDAGLLERVTRLKVELFGSLGATGKGHGSDKAVLLGLRGDTPEDVDVELVPSIVAHWRAEGRVSLLQRLVLPFRDGEHLVMHKRKVLPYHPNGMRFTAFGEGGETLACRIYYSVGGGFVVDEHAAAGADPLRAENASVPLPFRSAEELLQHCERERLPISSVMLRNELTSRSEEDIRAGLLRIWTVMQACVTRGCTTGGILPGGLKVERRAAAMYQRLISRPEAGLTNPLTVLDWVNLYALAVNEENAAGGRVVTAPTNGAAGIIPAVLHYYWRFVPGANADGVVRFLLTAGAIGALYKENASISGAEVGCQGEVGSACSMAAGGLAEVLGGTPLQVENAAEIAMEHNLGLTCDPIGGLVQVPCIERNAMASVKAINAVRMALSGDGKHFVSLDKVIKTMRDTGRDMKDKYKETARGGLAVNVLEVANLSVGLPEC, from the coding sequence ATGCCTGTCAGCGTCTTCGACCTCTTCAAGATTGGAATTGGACCCTCCAGCTCGCACACGGTGGGGCCCATGCGCGCGGCCCGCACGTTCGTGGTGGGGCTGTCGGACGCGGGGCTCCTGGAGCGCGTGACGCGGCTCAAGGTGGAGCTGTTCGGTTCGCTGGGCGCGACGGGCAAGGGGCACGGCAGCGACAAGGCGGTGCTGCTGGGCCTGCGCGGCGACACGCCCGAGGACGTGGACGTGGAGCTGGTGCCGTCCATCGTCGCGCACTGGCGCGCGGAGGGGCGCGTGTCGCTGCTCCAGCGGCTGGTGCTCCCCTTCCGCGACGGCGAGCACCTGGTGATGCACAAGCGCAAGGTGCTGCCCTACCACCCCAACGGCATGCGCTTCACCGCGTTCGGCGAGGGCGGGGAGACGCTGGCCTGTCGCATCTACTACTCGGTGGGCGGAGGCTTCGTGGTGGACGAGCACGCGGCGGCGGGCGCGGATCCGCTGCGCGCGGAGAACGCGTCGGTGCCGCTGCCGTTCAGGTCCGCGGAGGAGCTGCTCCAGCACTGCGAGCGGGAGCGGCTGCCCATCAGCTCGGTGATGCTGCGCAACGAGCTGACGTCCCGGAGCGAGGAGGACATCCGCGCGGGGCTCTTGCGCATCTGGACGGTGATGCAGGCGTGCGTGACGCGCGGGTGCACCACGGGGGGCATCCTGCCCGGCGGGTTGAAGGTGGAGCGGCGCGCGGCGGCGATGTACCAGCGGCTCATCAGCCGGCCGGAGGCGGGGCTCACCAATCCGCTGACGGTGCTGGACTGGGTGAACCTGTACGCGCTCGCGGTGAACGAGGAGAACGCGGCGGGCGGGCGCGTTGTCACGGCGCCCACGAATGGCGCGGCGGGCATCATCCCGGCGGTGCTGCACTACTACTGGCGCTTCGTGCCGGGGGCGAACGCGGACGGCGTGGTGCGCTTCCTCCTCACGGCGGGCGCCATTGGAGCGCTCTACAAGGAGAACGCGTCCATCAGCGGCGCGGAGGTGGGCTGCCAGGGCGAGGTGGGCAGCGCGTGCTCCATGGCGGCGGGAGGGCTCGCGGAGGTGCTGGGCGGCACGCCGCTGCAGGTGGAGAACGCGGCGGAGATCGCCATGGAGCACAACCTGGGGCTCACCTGCGACCCGATTGGCGGGCTGGTGCAGGTGCCCTGCATCGAGCGCAACGCGATGGCCTCCGTGAAGGCCATCAACGCGGTGCGCATGGCGCTGTCCGGCGACGGGAAGCACTTCGTCAGCCTGGACAAGGTCATCAAGACGATGCGCGACACCGGCCGCGACATGAAGGACAAGTACAAGGAGACCGCGCGCGGCGGCCTCGCGGTCAACGTCCTGGAGGTCGCGAACCTCAGCGTCGGCCTGCCGGAGTGCTGA
- a CDS encoding glycoside hydrolase family 6 protein: MRTPRSVRRLSLSFVPLFALAACGPAEPVAPDAPVDAPALTTQEAALTELLTNGSFSSGTVAPWWNNASTQSYVESGKWRVDVAANTANPWDAIVGQSGLTLTAGKTYTLAFTATATATITAQATVQQEVAPYTSTLTRSFTLDGTSRRFSFPFTSSFSSGQGQVTFQLGGRANAVTVRLDDISLTTESGTGSGPVAMTSGFYVDPNSNPAVWVRNNSGDGRASRINASIASKPMARWFGNWNSNISQDVSNFVAAADAADKLPVLVAYNIPGRDCGSHSGGGAGSADAYRAWIAAFATAIGNRPAVVIVEPDGVAQLDCLPNDTERATRLSLIRYASEQLRDRAPNTWTYLDGGNASWIAADTMAQRLESAGVRNVRGFSLNVSNFYPTAQSTTYGNAVNAALNSRYGYTRQYVIDTSRNGNGSNGEWCNPAGRKLGATSQTGGGAEMLLWVKTPGDSDGQCGIAPGTPAGQFSPDLANRLIDGT, from the coding sequence ATGCGTACCCCTCGTTCCGTGCGTCGGTTGTCGCTGTCGTTCGTGCCGCTGTTCGCGCTCGCGGCCTGTGGTCCGGCCGAGCCCGTTGCTCCTGATGCTCCGGTCGATGCTCCGGCGCTGACGACTCAGGAGGCCGCGCTCACCGAGCTGCTCACCAATGGCTCCTTCAGCTCCGGCACGGTGGCGCCGTGGTGGAACAACGCCAGCACGCAGTCGTATGTGGAGAGCGGCAAGTGGCGCGTGGATGTCGCGGCGAACACGGCGAACCCTTGGGACGCCATCGTGGGACAGAGCGGCCTGACGCTCACCGCCGGGAAGACGTACACGCTCGCGTTCACCGCCACCGCCACGGCGACCATCACCGCGCAAGCCACCGTGCAGCAGGAGGTGGCGCCTTACACGTCCACGCTCACGCGGTCCTTTACGCTGGACGGCACGTCGCGCCGGTTCTCCTTTCCCTTCACGTCGTCGTTCTCGTCCGGTCAGGGGCAGGTGACGTTCCAACTGGGCGGCCGCGCCAACGCCGTCACGGTGCGGCTGGATGACATCTCGCTCACCACGGAGAGCGGCACCGGCTCCGGCCCGGTGGCGATGACCAGCGGCTTCTACGTGGACCCCAACTCCAACCCCGCGGTGTGGGTGCGCAACAACAGCGGGGATGGCCGCGCGTCGCGCATCAACGCGTCCATCGCCTCGAAGCCGATGGCGCGCTGGTTCGGCAACTGGAACAGCAACATCTCCCAGGACGTGTCCAACTTCGTGGCCGCGGCGGACGCGGCGGACAAGCTGCCCGTGCTGGTGGCCTACAACATCCCCGGTCGCGACTGCGGCAGCCACTCCGGCGGCGGGGCGGGCAGCGCGGACGCGTACCGCGCCTGGATTGCCGCCTTCGCGACGGCCATTGGCAACCGGCCGGCGGTGGTCATCGTGGAGCCGGACGGCGTCGCGCAGCTGGACTGCCTCCCCAACGACACGGAGCGCGCCACGCGGCTGAGCCTCATCCGCTACGCCTCCGAGCAACTGCGCGACCGCGCGCCCAACACCTGGACGTACTTGGACGGCGGCAACGCGAGCTGGATCGCCGCCGACACCATGGCGCAGCGCCTGGAGTCCGCGGGCGTGCGCAACGTGCGCGGCTTCTCCCTCAACGTCTCCAACTTCTACCCCACCGCGCAGTCCACCACGTACGGCAACGCGGTGAACGCCGCGCTCAACAGCCGCTACGGCTACACGCGGCAGTACGTCATCGACACCAGCCGCAACGGCAACGGCTCCAACGGCGAGTGGTGCAACCCCGCGGGCCGCAAGCTGGGCGCGACGTCGCAGACGGGCGGCGGCGCGGAGATGCTCCTGTGGGTGAAGACGCCGGGGGACTCGGATGGCCAGTGCGGCATCGCCCCGGGCACGCCCGCCGGGCAGTTCAGCCCGGACCTGGCGAACCGCCTCATCGACGGCACCTGA
- a CDS encoding VWA domain-containing protein — translation MAGHEVINRPFSDVHRMGNKVVATLLHDPTVEGLDVALYMDGSASMENAYGPRGILAKLAPVKNQVEPQMQWMLEYLANKDRDGKVRVTYWACGDGTQLEMVGDLTGPQAKGYRFPGPKSYGKATVMLPVLRDFVAHIKQQVGEGAKRGLAVIITDSQINDAHDVTAYATQVAKEIASGRLPRINFVFMGVGEHVDEEQMEEISHTTYPGVGHLWCHRHADRMEEMAELVAVLVDETMTVAAGGTVYDEQGKVLKVYEGRLPAVLEFDIPPTCKQFTLEVAGQRFDQPVPEEHEDEDHHDEDEDEKPQAAAPPAAAPSHSRRGHRH, via the coding sequence ATGGCCGGCCACGAAGTCATCAACCGCCCCTTCTCCGACGTCCACCGGATGGGCAACAAGGTCGTCGCGACGCTCTTGCACGACCCCACCGTGGAGGGCCTGGACGTGGCCCTCTACATGGACGGCTCCGCGAGCATGGAGAACGCGTACGGGCCGCGCGGAATCCTGGCGAAGCTCGCCCCGGTGAAGAACCAGGTCGAGCCGCAGATGCAGTGGATGCTGGAGTACCTGGCCAACAAGGACCGGGACGGCAAGGTGCGCGTCACCTACTGGGCCTGCGGCGACGGCACCCAGCTGGAGATGGTGGGCGACCTCACCGGCCCGCAGGCCAAGGGCTACCGCTTCCCCGGGCCGAAGTCCTACGGCAAGGCCACGGTGATGCTGCCGGTGCTGCGCGACTTCGTGGCGCACATCAAGCAGCAGGTGGGCGAAGGCGCCAAGCGGGGCCTGGCCGTCATCATCACGGACTCGCAGATCAACGACGCCCATGACGTGACGGCCTACGCCACGCAGGTGGCCAAGGAGATCGCCTCCGGCCGCCTGCCTCGCATCAACTTCGTCTTCATGGGCGTGGGCGAGCACGTGGACGAGGAGCAGATGGAGGAGATCTCCCATACGACCTACCCGGGCGTGGGCCACCTCTGGTGCCACCGCCACGCGGACCGCATGGAGGAGATGGCGGAGCTCGTGGCCGTGCTCGTGGACGAGACGATGACCGTCGCCGCGGGCGGCACCGTCTACGACGAGCAGGGCAAGGTCCTGAAGGTCTACGAGGGCCGCCTGCCCGCGGTGCTGGAGTTCGACATCCCCCCGACGTGCAAGCAGTTCACGCTGGAGGTCGCCGGCCAGCGCTTCGACCAGCCCGTCCCGGAAGAGCACGAGGACGAGGACCACCACGACGAGGATGAGGACGAGAAGCCCCAGGCGGCAGCGCCTCCGGCCGCAGCGCCCTCGCACTCACGCCGCGGACACCGCCACTAG
- a CDS encoding heavy metal translocating P-type ATPase, which produces MSEQKKSGSRFGALNIKGLKEAQPGGNAVQRHVHGPGCDHDHGHDGHDHHGHDHGHAHAHGEPHVHGPSCSHGHDHGHDHHGHAHSQRVIRPPAHRPAEGGGAALQLDLEGTLPGETDDQGRFARLEAALESQHGITDVHLRRDAGHAEVCIHYQPSLVSVSQLLTLARKTGAQVAARYPHHTWFVRGMDSADAAQVIEHAVSKMKGVLTASVAYASERLVIEYDKQELKLPDVEARVKSLGYGLEVPMAGHACSHHAHGGGLAPLLELPLVVASGVLLAAGFVVEHFALAPPLVATVLWALSMASGGFFAIRGSVQSIAQLRIDIETMMVVAALGAAVLGAWFEGAFLLFLFSAGHALEHRAMEKARRSIEALGQLRPEVARVRRGSDVVEVPVADVKRGERIVVRPGDRVPLDGVILEGKSSLDQAAITGESMPVARKPGDEVFSGTINCEAALEVEVTRLSSESVLARVVDMVAQAEAQKGKRQRFAQRLERTVAPLVMASAVVFPVVLVLTGTPMKEAVLRAVGLLVAASPCALAISTPSAVLSAVASAARGGVLIKGGIYLELLSGIRAIAFDKTGTLTVGRPRLLTTWAAPGVTREELLGTAAGVEALSAHPLAKAVVDGAAEARIAVPVGRDLEAIHGQGIRAKVGDDAVEVGSTALFAGEAIPPEVTAEVARLEEAGQTTMVVRRAGRYLGVLGVADTLRGGARQVVQALKAGGIERTVMLSGDNALVARSIAQQVGLDEAKAPLMPVDKVTAVKELGRTHPVAMVGDGVNDAPALAAAAVGVAMGGAGSDAALETADVVLMSDDLAKLPFALELSRRATAVMKQNLVIALGVSAVLVVAAVLGLTRISQAVVLHEGSTLLVVFNGLRLLAFRPKAPASPPQPATGPQPAAG; this is translated from the coding sequence ATGTCGGAGCAGAAGAAGAGCGGGTCGCGGTTCGGTGCGTTGAACATCAAGGGCCTCAAGGAAGCACAGCCCGGCGGCAACGCCGTGCAGCGCCATGTCCACGGCCCGGGGTGCGACCACGACCATGGCCATGATGGCCACGACCACCACGGTCATGACCACGGGCACGCGCATGCGCACGGCGAGCCCCACGTGCACGGCCCTTCCTGCTCCCATGGCCACGACCACGGACATGACCACCACGGCCATGCCCACTCCCAGCGCGTCATCCGTCCGCCGGCCCACCGTCCGGCGGAGGGAGGCGGCGCCGCGCTCCAGTTGGATCTGGAGGGCACGCTGCCGGGAGAGACGGACGACCAGGGCCGCTTCGCGCGGCTGGAGGCGGCCCTGGAGTCGCAGCACGGCATCACCGACGTGCACCTGCGCCGCGACGCGGGCCACGCGGAGGTGTGCATCCACTACCAGCCGTCGCTGGTGAGCGTGTCTCAGTTGCTGACGCTCGCTCGGAAGACGGGCGCGCAGGTGGCCGCGCGCTATCCGCATCACACCTGGTTCGTGCGCGGGATGGACTCCGCGGACGCGGCCCAGGTCATCGAGCACGCGGTCTCCAAGATGAAGGGCGTGCTCACCGCCAGCGTCGCGTACGCCAGCGAGCGCTTGGTCATTGAATACGACAAGCAGGAGCTGAAGCTGCCGGACGTGGAGGCCCGGGTGAAGTCGCTCGGGTACGGGCTGGAAGTGCCCATGGCGGGCCACGCCTGTTCGCACCACGCGCACGGTGGCGGTCTGGCGCCGCTGTTGGAGCTGCCCCTGGTGGTCGCGTCCGGCGTGCTGCTGGCGGCGGGCTTCGTGGTGGAGCACTTCGCGCTGGCGCCACCGCTGGTGGCCACGGTGCTCTGGGCGCTGTCCATGGCGAGCGGCGGCTTCTTCGCCATCCGGGGCTCGGTGCAGTCCATCGCGCAGCTGCGCATCGACATCGAGACGATGATGGTGGTGGCGGCGCTGGGCGCGGCGGTGCTCGGCGCGTGGTTCGAGGGCGCGTTCCTGCTCTTCCTCTTCAGCGCGGGCCACGCGCTGGAGCACCGGGCCATGGAGAAGGCGCGCCGCTCCATCGAGGCGCTGGGCCAGCTGCGTCCGGAGGTGGCGCGCGTGCGCCGGGGCTCCGACGTCGTGGAGGTGCCGGTGGCGGACGTGAAGCGCGGGGAGCGCATCGTCGTGCGCCCGGGCGACCGCGTCCCGCTGGACGGCGTCATCCTGGAGGGCAAGAGCTCCCTGGACCAGGCGGCCATCACCGGCGAGTCCATGCCGGTGGCGCGCAAGCCGGGCGACGAAGTGTTCTCCGGCACCATCAACTGCGAGGCGGCGCTGGAGGTGGAGGTGACGCGCCTGTCGTCGGAGTCCGTGCTGGCGCGCGTGGTGGACATGGTGGCGCAGGCGGAGGCGCAGAAGGGCAAGCGGCAGCGCTTCGCCCAGCGCCTGGAGCGCACCGTGGCGCCGCTCGTGATGGCGTCCGCGGTGGTGTTCCCGGTGGTGCTGGTGCTGACGGGCACGCCGATGAAGGAGGCGGTGCTGCGCGCGGTGGGGCTGCTGGTGGCCGCGTCTCCGTGCGCGCTCGCCATCTCCACGCCGTCCGCCGTGCTCTCCGCGGTGGCGTCAGCCGCGCGCGGGGGCGTGCTGATCAAGGGCGGCATCTACCTGGAGCTGCTCAGCGGCATCCGCGCCATCGCCTTCGACAAGACGGGCACGCTCACCGTGGGCCGCCCCCGGCTGCTCACCACGTGGGCCGCGCCGGGCGTGACGCGCGAGGAGCTGTTGGGCACCGCCGCGGGCGTGGAGGCGCTGTCCGCGCACCCGCTGGCCAAGGCGGTGGTGGACGGCGCCGCCGAGGCGCGCATCGCCGTGCCCGTGGGCCGCGACCTGGAGGCCATCCACGGCCAGGGCATCCGCGCGAAGGTGGGCGACGACGCGGTGGAGGTGGGCAGCACGGCCCTCTTCGCGGGCGAGGCGATTCCCCCGGAGGTCACCGCCGAGGTGGCGCGGCTGGAGGAGGCGGGCCAGACGACGATGGTGGTGCGCCGCGCGGGCCGCTACCTGGGCGTGCTGGGCGTGGCGGACACGCTGCGCGGCGGCGCCCGCCAGGTGGTGCAGGCGCTGAAGGCGGGCGGCATCGAGCGCACGGTGATGCTGTCCGGCGACAACGCGCTCGTGGCCCGCTCCATCGCGCAGCAGGTGGGCCTGGACGAGGCGAAGGCCCCGCTGATGCCCGTGGACAAGGTGACGGCGGTGAAGGAGCTGGGCCGCACGCACCCGGTGGCCATGGTGGGCGATGGCGTCAACGACGCGCCCGCGCTCGCCGCGGCGGCGGTCGGCGTGGCCATGGGCGGCGCCGGCAGCGACGCGGCGCTGGAGACGGCGGACGTGGTACTGATGAGCGACGACCTGGCGAAGCTGCCCTTCGCGCTGGAGCTGTCCAGGCGCGCCACGGCCGTGATGAAGCAGAACCTGGTCATCGCGCTGGGCGTGAGCGCGGTGCTCGTGGTGGCCGCCGTGCTGGGCCTCACGCGCATCAGCCAGGCCGTGGTGCTCCACGAGGGCAGCACGCTGCTCGTCGTCTTCAACGGCCTGCGCCTGCTCGCCTTCCGGCCGAAGGCGCCCGCCTCGCCGCCGCAGCCCGCCACGGGCCCGCAGCCCGCCGCCGGTTAG
- a CDS encoding alginate lyase family protein, whose product MTLNTRWLRTLVVGVVLGGTACGQEDATESGLTQTEAAATVLPAAGGGIFITAAELTRARTRASATTEPYAENARILKGRADGALTATPRPFRMTNISTITYHWCSPDTDGVDNSLADATSKFTDDGDRMRTLALQYAVSGDTKYAAHAALFLKTWASQHTPVNMHDLHVDYAAAKLDGQTTDYCSDRPWNFALDGLFQVYGLINASDAYVLLKRNGYPLPAADDAAVREWLRKSAEAVNSSFQAWTRWADTHPSSSAFTRYRSDNHLSWGLAGLLAASVALQDSALAGYVLDGTSWMDRRNGAYANPSFIKDVINRAIESGTGTANEGRVYEEKILREPPIGYSLFHLWAMSLVARNAEVNYARPGFWDYAGTGGGSIHKAYTRYAAFILGERASPQASEGPPKDYRWLYELGYAQWPEARLKSVIQVGTRNQYIVQSIGPVTLVVGEPL is encoded by the coding sequence ATGACCTTGAACACACGGTGGTTGCGGACGCTGGTGGTGGGGGTGGTTTTGGGCGGCACGGCCTGCGGACAGGAAGACGCGACGGAGTCGGGGCTAACCCAGACGGAGGCCGCGGCCACGGTGCTGCCCGCGGCGGGCGGCGGCATCTTCATCACGGCCGCGGAGCTCACGCGCGCACGGACGCGGGCCTCCGCCACGACGGAGCCCTACGCGGAGAACGCGCGCATCTTGAAGGGCCGCGCGGATGGGGCGCTGACCGCGACGCCCAGGCCGTTCCGGATGACGAACATCTCCACCATCACCTACCACTGGTGCTCGCCGGACACGGACGGTGTGGACAACTCGCTGGCGGACGCGACGAGCAAGTTCACGGATGACGGAGACCGGATGCGCACGCTGGCGCTCCAGTACGCCGTCAGCGGGGACACGAAGTACGCGGCGCACGCGGCGCTGTTCCTGAAGACGTGGGCGTCGCAGCACACGCCCGTGAACATGCATGACCTGCACGTGGACTACGCGGCGGCGAAGCTCGATGGCCAGACGACGGACTACTGTTCCGACCGCCCGTGGAACTTCGCGCTGGATGGCCTGTTCCAGGTGTATGGCCTGATAAACGCCAGCGACGCGTATGTGCTGCTCAAGCGCAACGGCTACCCGCTCCCGGCCGCGGACGACGCCGCCGTGCGCGAGTGGCTGCGCAAGTCAGCGGAGGCGGTCAACTCCAGCTTCCAGGCCTGGACGCGCTGGGCGGACACGCATCCCAGCTCCAGCGCCTTCACCCGATATCGCTCGGACAACCACCTCTCCTGGGGACTAGCGGGCCTGCTGGCCGCATCCGTGGCGCTGCAGGACAGCGCGCTCGCGGGCTACGTGCTGGATGGTACGTCGTGGATGGACCGCCGCAACGGCGCGTACGCGAACCCGTCCTTCATCAAGGACGTCATCAACCGCGCCATCGAGTCCGGCACGGGCACCGCCAACGAGGGCCGCGTCTACGAGGAGAAGATCCTCCGCGAACCGCCCATCGGCTACTCGCTGTTCCACCTGTGGGCCATGTCGCTCGTCGCGCGCAACGCGGAGGTGAACTACGCGCGGCCGGGCTTCTGGGACTACGCGGGCACGGGCGGCGGCAGCATCCACAAGGCCTACACGCGCTACGCGGCCTTCATCCTGGGGGAGCGCGCCTCGCCCCAGGCCTCCGAAGGCCCGCCGAAGGACTACCGGTGGCTGTACGAGCTGGGCTACGCGCAGTGGCCGGAGGCGCGGCTGAAGAGCGTCATCCAGGTGGGCACGCGCAACCAGTACATCGTCCAGAGCATCGGCCCCGTGACGTTGGTGGTGGGCGAGCCGCTGTAG
- a CDS encoding serine/threonine-protein kinase produces the protein MANRHDRDDGPSAPGSAPRVSTSRETYGTGRASAPATGRGGAEASVPSRGAGGGESQRLSSRQVGRFVPLKVLGQGGMGVVYAAYDPDLDRKVALKLLRVKGGHEDLEQGRARLLREAQAMARISHPNVIPVFEVGQWDSQVYVAMALVDGGTLRDWTKAKPRTWQELLDKYLAAGRGLEAAHAAGLVHRDFKPANVLVGKDGRVYVTDFGLARPMGEADDDDEDGERTRPVGDDSPLNSQLTQAGLVMGTPAYMSPEQFRGELLDSRSDQFSFCAALYRALYGIRPFDPDELSRVASQLRPQGGAEDEPGVTRAAVVQVLPPSPILEPPRESKVPAWVRRALMKGLSLEPRDRFRSMAELLTVLGQRERRALLQRRAGAAVAATVVLGVAGGVAWSRSQVCEGAPALVAERWGPDAREKVTQSFLATKSPVAQDMARRVGAVLDGYGAEWAKQHTAACEDTRVREVQTEELLSQRFVCLERRRKDLGALVATLQTADVALVDKSLDAAYALPSPGDCADVESLTELQPRPADPAKRAELEALEGTLADVKARVDLSRMPKALELAKAAEARVMATGYLPLMAELRFHLGWAQAVLGDKAAGGAVLEQAVYDAEAGRADRLAVAVMNKLLFVDGEQEQFALAQRWGRLGEATLKRVGGDAVLESDLKVNAANLALMQERPDDALKLLEQASGLLATALPEGHPKRARVAFTLGRTLLETGKSAQAVTVLKDALAQTEKAMGPVHLDTARRHQALSMALREQRDFTGALEHARVSVSLHRTLLGNQSVKLAEALDEEGMSLLALKRYEDALRDYEEARKVKEAKLGPEDELVYYSLDGVGQAQLGLGRTRDAIASLKQALSFKDVQEDSLGESGFALAQALWKDGEEAEARDAASQALARFRSAGRTAQSKEVEAWLSVRPAPVVKAVPVSAGRGGKRRR, from the coding sequence ATGGCGAACCGGCATGACAGGGACGACGGGCCTTCCGCGCCCGGCTCCGCGCCTCGCGTTTCGACGTCGCGAGAAACCTACGGTACGGGTAGAGCCAGCGCGCCCGCGACGGGGCGGGGTGGGGCGGAGGCCTCGGTGCCCTCGCGAGGGGCGGGAGGCGGCGAGTCGCAGCGGCTGTCCTCGCGGCAGGTGGGCCGGTTCGTTCCATTGAAGGTGCTGGGGCAGGGGGGCATGGGGGTGGTGTACGCCGCCTATGATCCGGACCTGGACCGCAAGGTGGCGCTGAAGCTGCTGCGGGTGAAGGGCGGCCACGAGGACCTGGAGCAGGGACGGGCGCGGCTGTTGCGCGAGGCGCAGGCCATGGCGCGCATCTCCCATCCCAACGTCATCCCCGTCTTCGAGGTGGGGCAGTGGGATTCGCAGGTCTACGTGGCGATGGCGCTGGTGGACGGCGGCACGCTGCGCGACTGGACGAAGGCGAAGCCCCGGACGTGGCAGGAGCTGCTGGACAAGTACCTGGCGGCGGGGCGGGGCCTGGAGGCGGCGCACGCGGCGGGGCTGGTGCACCGGGACTTCAAGCCGGCCAACGTGCTGGTGGGCAAGGACGGGCGCGTCTACGTCACGGACTTCGGGCTGGCGCGGCCCATGGGCGAGGCGGACGACGACGACGAGGACGGCGAGCGCACGCGGCCGGTGGGGGACGACTCGCCGCTGAACTCGCAGCTCACGCAGGCGGGCCTGGTGATGGGCACGCCCGCGTACATGTCCCCGGAGCAGTTCCGGGGGGAGCTCCTGGACTCGCGGTCGGATCAATTCAGCTTCTGCGCGGCGCTGTACCGCGCGCTGTATGGCATCCGCCCGTTCGACCCGGACGAGCTGTCGCGGGTGGCGTCCCAGCTGCGGCCTCAGGGCGGCGCGGAGGACGAGCCCGGTGTGACAAGGGCCGCGGTGGTGCAGGTGCTGCCGCCGTCGCCCATCCTGGAGCCGCCGCGCGAGTCGAAGGTGCCAGCGTGGGTGCGCCGCGCGTTGATGAAGGGGTTGTCGCTGGAGCCTCGCGACCGGTTCCGCTCCATGGCGGAGCTGTTGACGGTGCTGGGGCAGCGGGAGCGGCGGGCCCTGCTCCAGCGCCGCGCGGGTGCGGCGGTGGCGGCCACGGTGGTGCTGGGCGTGGCGGGCGGGGTGGCGTGGTCGCGCTCGCAGGTGTGCGAGGGGGCGCCGGCCCTGGTGGCGGAGCGCTGGGGGCCGGACGCTCGCGAGAAGGTGACGCAGTCGTTCCTCGCGACGAAGAGCCCGGTGGCGCAGGACATGGCGCGCCGGGTGGGCGCGGTGCTGGACGGCTACGGCGCGGAGTGGGCGAAGCAGCACACGGCGGCGTGCGAGGACACGCGCGTGCGCGAGGTGCAGACGGAGGAGCTGCTGTCCCAGCGCTTCGTGTGCCTGGAGCGGCGGCGCAAGGACCTGGGCGCGCTGGTGGCCACGCTTCAGACGGCGGACGTGGCGCTGGTGGACAAGTCGCTGGACGCGGCGTACGCGCTGCCCTCGCCGGGGGACTGCGCGGACGTGGAGTCGCTGACGGAGCTTCAGCCCCGGCCCGCGGATCCCGCGAAGCGCGCGGAGTTGGAGGCGCTGGAGGGGACGCTGGCGGACGTGAAGGCCCGCGTGGACCTGAGCCGGATGCCCAAGGCGCTGGAGCTGGCGAAGGCCGCGGAGGCGCGCGTGATGGCCACGGGCTATCTGCCGCTGATGGCGGAGCTGCGGTTCCACCTGGGCTGGGCGCAGGCGGTGCTGGGCGACAAGGCCGCGGGCGGCGCGGTGCTGGAGCAGGCCGTCTACGACGCGGAGGCGGGCCGCGCGGACCGGCTCGCGGTGGCGGTGATGAACAAGCTGCTCTTCGTGGACGGCGAGCAGGAGCAGTTCGCGCTCGCGCAGCGCTGGGGCCGCTTGGGTGAGGCGACGCTCAAGCGCGTGGGCGGCGACGCGGTGCTGGAGAGCGACCTGAAGGTGAACGCGGCGAACCTCGCGCTGATGCAGGAGCGCCCGGACGACGCGCTGAAGCTGCTGGAGCAGGCGTCGGGGCTGCTGGCGACGGCGCTGCCGGAGGGGCACCCCAAGCGGGCGCGGGTGGCGTTCACGCTGGGGCGCACGCTGCTGGAGACGGGCAAGAGCGCGCAGGCGGTGACGGTGTTGAAGGACGCGCTGGCGCAGACGGAGAAGGCGATGGGGCCCGTGCACCTGGACACGGCGCGCCGGCACCAGGCGCTGTCCATGGCGCTGCGCGAGCAGCGGGACTTCACCGGGGCGCTGGAGCACGCGCGGGTGTCGGTGTCGCTGCACCGCACGTTGCTGGGGAACCAGAGCGTGAAGCTGGCGGAGGCGCTGGACGAGGAGGGCATGAGCCTGCTCGCGCTCAAGCGCTACGAGGACGCGCTGCGGGACTACGAGGAAGCGCGGAAGGTGAAGGAGGCGAAGCTGGGGCCCGAGGACGAGCTGGTCTACTACTCGCTGGACGGAGTGGGGCAAGCGCAGCTGGGCCTGGGGCGCACGCGCGACGCGATTGCGTCACTGAAGCAGGCGCTGTCCTTCAAGGACGTGCAGGAGGACTCGCTGGGCGAGTCCGGCTTCGCGCTGGCCCAGGCGCTGTGGAAGGACGGCGAGGAGGCGGAGGCGCGCGACGCGGCGTCACAGGCGCTCGCGCGCTTCAGGTCTGCGGGGCGCACCGCGCAGTCGAAGGAGGTGGAGGCGTGGCTCTCCGTCCGGCCCGCCCCGGTGGTGAAGGCGGTGCCCGTGTCCGCCGGGCGCGGCGGCAAGCGTCGGCGGTAG